From Acidobacteriota bacterium, one genomic window encodes:
- a CDS encoding DUF952 domain-containing protein: MPATRDRRTGHTQAGSLRSDGMLIYHIVLPEVWAAFDTGLYRHASLAVEGFIHCSFEEQLDGVIGRYYSGVESVVILEIESDRLMSRMIKEPSTDSGIYPHIYGPINRDAIIRTFEKRI, from the coding sequence TTGCCGGCAACGCGCGATCGGCGAACCGGACACACGCAGGCTGGCAGCCTGCGTTCCGACGGAATGCTCATTTACCACATAGTTTTACCGGAAGTTTGGGCGGCTTTTGATACGGGGCTTTACCGGCACGCGAGTTTGGCTGTTGAAGGGTTTATTCATTGCAGCTTCGAGGAACAGCTCGACGGCGTGATCGGACGATATTACTCAGGCGTCGAAAGCGTGGTTATACTCGAGATCGAGAGCGACCGGCTAATGTCGCGGATGATAAAGGAACCGTCAACCGATAGCGGGATCTATCCGCATATTTACGGGCCGATAAATCGAGACGCAATTATTCGAACGTTCGAGAAAAGGATTTGA
- the truA gene encoding tRNA pseudouridine(38-40) synthase TruA — protein sequence MNYRLLIQYDGTDFHGWQVQENDRTIQGELERVIGMIADMDVAVVGSGRTDAGVHAEGQVANVHLHSKFTPERLKHAINGNLWRDIRIMKAEKAPDEFHARFSAKRKTYIYRVVNAPVMSPFWRRFAHHETRPLDVARMNEAARLFLGEHDWTAFASAKSDGDSRVRNVLDFTVESRWNDQAQGVMIEFRISATGFLRYMVRSIVGTMLEVGRGEKDSDTIQTAIVTGNRDLAGKTASAQGLTLHKVEYD from the coding sequence ATGAACTACAGACTTCTCATTCAATACGACGGCACCGACTTTCACGGCTGGCAGGTGCAGGAAAACGACCGGACGATCCAGGGCGAACTGGAGCGTGTGATCGGAATGATCGCTGACATGGATGTCGCGGTTGTTGGCTCAGGGCGAACGGACGCAGGTGTTCATGCTGAGGGACAGGTTGCGAATGTTCATCTGCACAGCAAATTCACGCCCGAGCGGCTCAAGCACGCGATCAACGGCAATCTGTGGCGAGACATCAGGATAATGAAAGCAGAAAAGGCTCCGGACGAGTTTCACGCCCGATTCTCGGCGAAGCGCAAAACGTATATTTACCGCGTGGTGAATGCTCCGGTGATGTCACCATTTTGGCGGCGGTTTGCCCACCACGAAACAAGGCCGCTCGACGTGGCTAGGATGAACGAAGCGGCTCGTTTGTTCCTCGGCGAGCATGACTGGACGGCGTTCGCATCAGCGAAATCCGACGGCGATTCGCGGGTCCGAAACGTGCTCGATTTTACCGTGGAATCGAGGTGGAACGATCAGGCGCAGGGCGTGATGATCGAGTTTCGCATATCAGCGACAGGTTTTCTGCGGTACATGGTCCGCTCGATCGTCGGCACGATGCTCGAGGTCGGGCGTGGCGAAAAAGATAGTGATACAATTCAGACGGCGATCGTCACCGGCAACCGCGACCTGGCAGGCAAAACGGCATCGGCACAGGGGCTGACGCTGCATAAGGTCGAGTACGATTAA
- a CDS encoding ASCH domain-containing protein, with product MTSEVQKFWNDFLLLNPSIPRAEPFQVWCFGNTAEMARELAELVISGKKFATASLVAVNEIIPDEAPIADGYSVVTDLAGAPMCVIQTTEIRHLPFNDVDPQFASDEGEGDQTLEYWRDVHWKYFSQEAAQLEIDFDETSLVCCERFKLLYP from the coding sequence ATGACATCTGAGGTTCAGAAATTCTGGAACGACTTTCTTTTACTAAACCCGTCGATACCGAGGGCCGAGCCTTTTCAAGTTTGGTGCTTTGGTAACACGGCGGAAATGGCGAGGGAGCTTGCTGAATTGGTCATTTCCGGCAAGAAATTTGCGACCGCGAGCCTCGTTGCGGTAAATGAGATAATACCGGACGAGGCTCCGATCGCTGATGGTTACAGCGTTGTCACTGATCTTGCGGGAGCTCCGATGTGTGTGATCCAAACAACGGAGATCAGGCATCTGCCGTTCAATGATGTTGATCCGCAATTTGCATCAGATGAAGGCGAGGGTGATCAGACGCTGGAATATTGGCGTGATGTCCACTGGAAGTATTTCTCGCAGGAGGCAGCCCAGCTCGAGATCGATTTTGACGAAACATCACTCGTTTGCTGCGAGCGTTTTAAGCTCTTGTATCCTTAA
- a CDS encoding orotate phosphoribosyltransferase, with translation MDVLKRFTETNALLDGHFILSSGLHSPKYLQCALALQHPDDAAAFGKEIAAHYSADEIDTVASPAIGGLVIGFATAQALGKRFIWTERQEGVMTVRRGFTVSPGERILVVEDVITTGGSTRECIAALQSCGAKVVAAASIIDRSNRTADVGVPRISLVSLDVPSFSTDSCPMCADGLEAVKPGSRKS, from the coding sequence ATGGATGTTCTCAAACGTTTCACGGAAACCAATGCCTTGCTCGATGGGCATTTTATTTTATCGAGCGGCCTGCACAGCCCGAAATATCTGCAATGTGCTCTTGCCCTGCAGCATCCTGACGATGCGGCCGCGTTCGGTAAAGAGATAGCGGCACATTATTCGGCAGACGAGATCGACACGGTCGCGTCGCCGGCGATCGGTGGGCTCGTGATCGGATTTGCGACTGCTCAGGCACTAGGAAAAAGATTCATCTGGACAGAGCGTCAGGAAGGTGTGATGACAGTTCGGCGAGGGTTTACTGTTTCGCCCGGAGAACGAATTCTCGTCGTCGAAGACGTCATCACGACCGGCGGATCAACGCGTGAATGCATCGCGGCACTGCAAAGTTGCGGAGCGAAGGTTGTCGCTGCCGCTTCGATAATTGATCGCTCAAATAGAACCGCAGATGTCGGCGTGCCGCGGATCTCGCTCGTCAGTCTCGATGTTCCTAGCTTTTCTACAGACAGCTGTCCGATGTGTGCCGACGGGCTTGAAGCTGTAAAACCCGGTAGCCGCAAGTCATGA
- the queF gene encoding NADPH-dependent 7-cyano-7-deazaguanine reductase QueF: MPEGVNKQQLDIRPTPREEMGLFPLDAFPYEFVGKEIWVEFDMPEFTAICPFSDFPDFGVIRLKYVPNKLCVELKSLKLYINSFRDVKIFHEHVVNVILEDFVAACDPLKVEIEGDYHVRGNIKTVVRASYTKPA; this comes from the coding sequence ATGCCTGAGGGCGTCAATAAACAGCAATTAGACATCCGCCCTACTCCGCGTGAGGAAATGGGCTTGTTCCCGCTCGACGCGTTTCCGTATGAGTTTGTGGGTAAAGAGATCTGGGTCGAATTCGATATGCCGGAGTTTACGGCGATCTGCCCTTTCTCAGATTTCCCGGATTTCGGCGTGATCAGGCTCAAATACGTGCCGAACAAGCTCTGCGTCGAGCTAAAAAGCCTCAAGCTTTATATCAATTCATTCCGCGACGTAAAGATCTTTCACGAACACGTCGTCAACGTCATCCTCGAGGACTTCGTCGCCGCCTGCGACCCGCTAAAGGTCGAGATCGAGGGCGATTATCACGTGCGCGGCAATATCAAAACGGTTGTGCGTGCGAGTTACACAAAGCCTGCTTAA
- a CDS encoding Crp/Fnr family transcriptional regulator, with protein sequence MPETTRSSNKLLAALPIIAYDRVRPQFEPYELKYSENVYDQGEEMKHVYFVETGIISILVATSPTTTMEIAMVGNEGMAALGVFLGIKLSNNRAVVQGSGNAQRMTAKNFNAECAFSDELPRIMRLFTYSMLMQISRSAVCTRFHSIESRLARWLLMTQDRMRSEDFQVTQEFLSYMLGVRREAVNKAAGILQKQKLISYVRGHVTVIDRKTLEGLACTCYGFIAAN encoded by the coding sequence ATGCCAGAAACCACCAGATCTTCCAATAAGCTGCTCGCAGCTCTGCCGATAATTGCCTACGACCGCGTCCGGCCTCAATTCGAACCTTACGAGCTGAAGTACAGCGAGAATGTCTACGATCAGGGTGAGGAAATGAAGCACGTCTATTTTGTCGAAACCGGCATTATCTCGATATTGGTTGCAACGAGCCCGACCACAACAATGGAGATCGCCATGGTCGGTAACGAAGGCATGGCCGCCTTGGGTGTCTTTCTTGGGATCAAACTGTCAAACAATCGAGCCGTAGTGCAGGGAAGCGGGAATGCTCAGAGGATGACGGCGAAGAATTTTAACGCAGAATGCGCTTTCAGCGATGAACTGCCGCGGATCATGCGTTTGTTTACGTATTCGATGCTAATGCAGATATCGCGTTCGGCTGTGTGTACGCGATTTCACTCCATCGAATCGCGCCTTGCCCGCTGGCTGCTGATGACGCAGGACCGCATGCGGTCCGAAGACTTTCAGGTTACGCAGGAGTTTCTCTCCTACATGCTCGGCGTTAGACGCGAAGCCGTAAACAAGGCCGCCGGGATACTGCAAAAGCAGAAGCTGATCAGCTACGTCCGCGGCCATGTAACGGTCATCGACCGCAAAACGCTCGAAGGCCTCGCCTGCACTTGTTATGGATTTATCGCGGCGAATTAA
- a CDS encoding Crp/Fnr family transcriptional regulator, protein MPTAVRTDALKNYLLASLPIGEFERILPKLEIVPLTLGKVMHESGAKMDYTYFPTTAIISLLYIMENGATAEIGVVGNDGILGIELFMGGETTTNRAIVQSAGNVLRMRANEMKAEFTLGGPFQRLLLRYTQALIAQISQTAVCNRLHSVEQQLCRWLLLSHDRLDSDKLVMTHDLISNMLGVRREGVTLAAQKLVARKLIQSVRGTMTIIDRPGLENAVCECYKVVNDEYNRLLGRGISRSFV, encoded by the coding sequence ATGCCGACTGCCGTAAGAACCGATGCCTTAAAGAACTACTTGTTGGCCTCGCTGCCGATAGGTGAATTTGAACGGATCCTGCCTAAACTCGAGATCGTACCGCTTACTCTGGGCAAGGTGATGCACGAGTCGGGCGCCAAGATGGACTATACGTATTTTCCTACGACGGCGATCATTTCGCTGTTGTATATCATGGAAAACGGGGCAACGGCCGAGATCGGCGTTGTCGGTAACGACGGCATTCTCGGAATTGAACTGTTCATGGGCGGCGAGACGACGACTAACCGTGCTATCGTCCAGAGCGCAGGCAATGTGCTGAGAATGAGGGCGAACGAGATGAAGGCCGAATTTACGCTTGGCGGCCCGTTTCAGAGGTTGTTGCTTCGTTATACGCAGGCCTTGATAGCACAGATCTCCCAAACTGCCGTTTGCAACCGTCTGCATTCCGTCGAACAGCAGCTTTGCCGCTGGCTTCTGCTGAGCCACGACCGTTTGGATTCTGACAAGCTCGTGATGACCCACGATCTGATCTCAAATATGCTCGGAGTGCGCCGGGAGGGCGTTACGCTTGCCGCGCAAAAGCTTGTGGCTCGAAAACTAATACAAAGTGTGCGGGGAACAATGACCATCATAGACCGCCCGGGCCTCGAAAATGCGGTTTGCGAGTGTTACAAGGTCGTCAACGACGAATACAATCGCCTGCTCGGCCGGGGAATATCTCGCTCTTTCGTATAG
- a CDS encoding CarD family transcriptional regulator, giving the protein MQLTIGQKVAYPNQGVCQVEEFSVHAFGALSISGYTLRVLHDNSTIFVPECNADSVGLRPLISRSQCRQLIDMLGEDFEPYAGDWKTRSREFTEKLRTGDIFQTAEVLKMLTFLSHEKKLSFREQTLLEKSKFLIISEISNADPKGSTPAESEIVSLVERACSKRSLASPAVMAAIH; this is encoded by the coding sequence ATGCAATTAACGATAGGTCAAAAGGTAGCTTACCCGAACCAAGGCGTTTGCCAGGTCGAGGAGTTTAGCGTGCACGCTTTCGGGGCCCTCTCGATCAGCGGTTACACTCTTCGCGTTTTACACGACAACTCGACGATATTCGTTCCCGAATGCAATGCGGACAGCGTCGGCCTGCGCCCGCTGATCTCGAGGTCGCAGTGCCGGCAACTGATCGATATGCTTGGCGAGGATTTTGAGCCGTACGCCGGTGATTGGAAGACGCGTTCGCGTGAGTTCACGGAAAAGCTGCGAACGGGCGACATTTTTCAGACCGCCGAAGTGCTCAAAATGCTCACATTCCTGAGCCACGAAAAGAAATTATCGTTTCGTGAGCAGACATTGCTTGAGAAATCGAAATTCCTGATCATCTCCGAAATATCCAACGCCGACCCCAAAGGCAGTACACCGGCAGAAAGCGAAATAGTCAGCCTCGTCGAGCGAGCTTGTTCAAAGCGTTCGTTAGCATCGCCCGCTGTCATGGCAGCCATCCACTGA
- a CDS encoding carboxypeptidase regulatory-like domain-containing protein, protein MPLADNGGPTLTHSLSPGSPAIDKGATAPDVSSDQRNLTRPVDDPLVANAPNGNGSDIGAFEVQGVAPTPTPTPTPTPTPTPTPTPTPTPTPTPTPTPTPSPTPTPTPTPTPTPTPTPTPSPTPSPTPTPTPTPSPTPSPTPIPVGPLFAVNSVTRNETNSGTTAFIFEVTITQLPGLGQPARTVDFTTVDGTALAANNDYVPRSGTITFTSNSPTLQTIAVTVNGDITFEANEVFFMRLSNPVGGSIIGGDGVGTIFNDDVEPSFSINDVSANEGNAGTTPFTFTITRSGNPTSFSSLVTYSTANQTATAPGDYTAVSNGTVTFLPTETSKTVTVLVNGDTAVEPNETFLVDMTTVSNGIIGRATGTGTIVNDDGGITPTPTPTPAGTPTPTPTPLPTRPEGDVVDGSGGPLGDNQVLSNDVSYIRQVVLGNLPAIPAGAQFQAADVNLDVPGACGNAQIEAGDVTVIRGYNLGVLNGVPITTKPVCGPTAPAAARGETAEGTGGRVIRAVNASAIAGQQVTVSFMLDSLGNEASASYTVNYPASVLTYVSAAIGGGVPTGSNLGLNTSQTAAGRLGVLVDSTNTYAAGARQMITVTFAVPANAAAGTYPVSFSSTPTAQSVSSAQGALLTTTYQSGNVVIGTTAAGVAVSGRVLNASGQGVRGATVTMTDPNGNRRTFVTGSFGIYRFEDVTGGQSYVIAVRSSRYRFNSRVVNVTDSLSDVDFVGLQ, encoded by the coding sequence ATGCCTTTGGCAGATAACGGCGGGCCGACATTAACTCATAGCCTCAGTCCCGGAAGTCCGGCTATCGATAAAGGAGCCACCGCTCCTGATGTATCCTCTGACCAACGAAATCTGACTCGTCCGGTCGATGATCCCCTAGTTGCAAACGCTCCGAACGGAAATGGCTCGGATATCGGTGCGTTCGAAGTTCAAGGTGTCGCGCCAACGCCAACGCCGACTCCAACTCCAACTCCAACTCCAACTCCGACGCCGACGCCGACGCCGACGCCTACGCCAACACCGACGCCGACACCGACGCCTTCTCCGACGCCGACGCCGACGCCGACTCCGACTCCGACGCCAACGCCGACGCCGACTCCAAGTCCGACTCCAAGTCCGACGCCGACGCCGACGCCGACGCCGTCTCCAACGCCGTCTCCGACGCCGATCCCTGTTGGGCCTCTGTTTGCGGTTAACTCGGTCACGCGTAACGAGACGAATTCGGGCACGACCGCGTTTATCTTTGAGGTCACGATCACTCAGTTGCCGGGTCTCGGACAACCGGCTCGAACGGTTGATTTCACCACTGTTGACGGAACCGCATTAGCCGCTAACAACGATTATGTGCCGCGTTCCGGAACGATCACCTTCACTTCGAATTCGCCGACGCTTCAGACCATAGCCGTTACGGTTAACGGCGACATCACGTTCGAGGCAAATGAAGTGTTCTTTATGAGACTCTCGAATCCGGTCGGCGGCAGCATTATCGGCGGCGACGGGGTTGGAACGATCTTTAACGACGACGTTGAACCTTCGTTCTCGATCAATGATGTTTCGGCGAACGAAGGTAATGCGGGAACGACGCCGTTCACGTTTACGATCACTCGTTCGGGCAATCCGACTTCGTTCAGTTCGCTGGTGACCTATTCCACGGCGAACCAGACGGCAACGGCACCTGGCGATTACACGGCGGTCTCGAACGGTACGGTCACATTCTTACCGACCGAGACGTCGAAAACAGTCACCGTTCTGGTTAACGGCGACACCGCTGTCGAGCCGAATGAGACGTTCCTCGTCGACATGACGACCGTTTCGAACGGCATCATCGGCAGAGCGACCGGAACCGGAACGATCGTCAACGACGACGGTGGAATAACGCCGACACCGACGCCAACTCCGGCCGGAACCCCGACGCCGACACCGACACCGCTTCCAACGCGGCCGGAAGGCGACGTGGTCGACGGCAGCGGCGGCCCGCTGGGCGACAATCAGGTCCTGTCGAACGACGTTTCGTACATCCGACAGGTCGTTCTCGGCAACCTGCCGGCGATCCCGGCGGGAGCTCAGTTCCAGGCAGCGGACGTCAATCTCGACGTTCCGGGAGCCTGCGGAAACGCCCAGATCGAGGCCGGCGACGTGACCGTCATCCGCGGCTACAACCTCGGAGTACTCAACGGCGTACCGATCACCACCAAACCAGTCTGCGGCCCGACCGCTCCGGCTGCGGCCCGCGGCGAGACGGCCGAGGGCACGGGCGGACGCGTGATCCGTGCGGTCAATGCTTCGGCGATCGCCGGACAGCAAGTGACGGTCTCGTTCATGCTGGATTCGCTCGGTAACGAAGCATCCGCCAGCTACACGGTGAACTATCCGGCGTCGGTCCTGACCTACGTCAGTGCTGCAATCGGAGGCGGTGTTCCGACAGGTTCGAATCTCGGACTGAACACGAGCCAGACGGCAGCCGGACGCCTCGGCGTGCTGGTCGACTCGACCAACACCTACGCGGCCGGAGCAAGGCAGATGATCACCGTGACGTTCGCAGTTCCTGCCAACGCTGCGGCCGGAACGTACCCCGTGAGCTTCTCATCGACGCCGACCGCTCAAAGCGTTTCGAGTGCCCAGGGAGCTTTGCTCACGACCACCTACCAAAGCGGCAACGTCGTCATCGGAACAACTGCGGCCGGTGTGGCGGTCTCGGGCCGCGTCCTGAACGCATCCGGCCAGGGCGTGAGAGGAGCAACGGTGACGATGACCGATCCGAACGGAAACAGACGGACGTTCGTTACGGGCTCATTCGGTATCTACCGCTTCGAGGACGTAACCGGCGGCCAGAGCTATGTCATCGCCGTCCGCTCAAGCCGTTACCGCTTTAACTCGCGGGTTGTTAACGTGACCGATTCGCTCAGCGATGTTGATTTTGTTGGGTTACAATGA